The genomic segment GTGAATAATGCTAGTAATAGGATTAGAAGCATTATAAATAGCGTTAGAGGCTTTAGTATTGAGAAGTGGCTTGAGGAGAGAACTAGGTTAAGTGAGTTACCGTTGGTTGGTGTTCCTGATTACATGCTTAGTTTAAGGTATTGGACCGGTGGCCTAGTGGCCTCAGCCTTCTTCTGGCAGGTGGTAACCGGTTTAATACTACTACTCTACTACCAGCCCAGTAATCCCTATGACTCAACCATGAGCCTAATAAACAACACGATATGGGGTAAGGTACTGCTGGCCTCTCACCTATACGGAGCCTATGTAATGATATTCCTAATGCTTGTTCACATGTTTAGGAACTACTTCGAGGGTTCTTATAAGAGGCCTAGGGAGCTTCAATGGTTCATTGGAGTAATAATGGGTGCAGTAACCTTCGGCATAGCCTTCTTCGGCTACTCACTCATCGGTGACACATTATCTGTCGATGGCGCTGATGTGGCTAAGGGTTTAATCCAAGGATTCCCAGGCGGCAGCACAATATTAACAATACTCTTCGGGACCGGTAGTGAGATTGAGCAGTATACCAGGGTCTTGGCCTGGCATATAATACTGGCAGCACTCCTAATGCTACTGCTCCTCCTTCACCTGGGTTTGGCTGAGCAGCATGGTATAATGCCAGACCCCAGGAGACATGGCTACAGGGCGCCGGCGCTTTACGATAAGTCTAAGGTACCGCCCTGGTGGCCTAGGAACTTCCTCTACACTGTGGCTATATTATTCTGGACATGGGGCTTCATAATACTGATACCATCAATACTACTAATGCTACCACCCAACTCAATACCAATACTCTTCTCACCACTACCTGGCCCACCACCAACAAGCCCACAGGCAGCCTCAATACCACCATACCCACTTTGGTTCTTCCTCTACGTCTACAAGATCGTTGACTTCGGAATACCGGCATTCTCAGGTACTCAGGGTGCGGCCGTGGCTGTTACGGTAGGTGGCATTATACCATTACTCTTCCTACTCCTACTACCGTTCCTAGACCGTAGTGATAAGCTTCATCCACTTGATAGAATAGGGTTCACCATAGTCATGGTTTGGCTGCTCGTCGTATGGTTAAGCCTATACTCTGTTCTAGGCGCATTAACACCAGGTGTTATTATACCGCCATCCATTGTGGCTTTAATAACACTACCACCCACAGTGGTGATAATAGGTGGTTTACTTGCTGTTAGGAGGATCTGGGTAAACCAGTTGAAGAGGTATAATGGCACGGTCACCGCGGGTACGGTCACTGATCTTAAGTCTAAGGCTAAGGAGATTGCTTTAAAGAGGGCTTACGCGACACTAGCCTTAATTGTTCTCACAGCCGTTGAGATAGCGATAATGGCTGTATTCTGGCGTATTGCACCATACCTAACCCCCAAGGATTCCCAGGTGGCTGGGGCATTGGTTGGCGTGGGCTTAATAGTGTTTGGTGAGGTAATTGCCCTCTACCGCTACATAGCTTACCCACCTAAGGTGACTGAATGAACCTATGGCTAGCCTACTTCACTTACGGTGGGGCAGCTGGAATGGTGTTAACCATAGCCGTAACACTACGCTTCTACAAGAACTTCATATTAAAGAATGAATTAAACCTGCATAGGTTACTATGGATCCTATACATATTAGTCTCAATGAGCCTAATGTATGGTTTAGCCCTCTACTACCTGTTGAATAAATCCATGTACTCATTGTTCACCGCCATTTTAGTCTCCAACGTGACCATGGTCTCTTGGCTTATTCTAATCACCACGGGCAGTGGTGGTAAACGCAACGTGTATTCGCCATTTGTTAATGCATTGGTTACTGGGTTGATTCTAATTGCAGAGTACCTAATGAGCCTAACATACGCCTACCTAACTGGGGTTACTAGGATGTTACCTGTGAATGCGTTGAATTCACCGTGGTTCACAATACCAATGACCATGGAGGCATTGTTAAGCTACACACTAATTAAGCCCAGGAACATAATTGGTAGGTTAGCCCCAGTCCTAATACTAAACATGGTGTTTAACCCATTATCATTCAACTTCAGTTATTGGCCAGCATTAAGCATATATGCCTCAGCGGTATTAATGACGATAGCCGTAGTGGTTATCCTTGATTACATGTATAGGAAAAGCATACTAACCCACTGGGATCTCGTCTTCTCATTGGGTTCAGTAACCATGATGGGCATCATGATGCTTATTCAATTCCTTGGACTACTAAACAACACCTACTGGCGGTACTACGGGTTATCACTATTAGTCGATATGGCATTCTACCTATACATGTACGTGCACTCTGAGGTTAATCCAAGGCCACTAGCCTGGATAACCAAACCCTATTCATTAACAGCACTACTGCTACTAGTATTCATATCCGAGGCTCTCATGGGTGGTGTCGTATCTATTCAAGCTGGTTGGTTGAACCCTATTGGTGTTGCTAGACTCCTTAGTATTAATAATTCACTGGGCGCATTAATAATAAACCTAATAACCCTAACCTCAGCATTAACACTATCACCAGGCTTTCTAATAATGATGGGTGCGGAGATGGGTTGGCTGGTATTAAGTAGGTTTAGGGAGCTTAAGCACCTTGAGAATAAGGTTAGGTTCATGCTCATGTTCCTGGCATACTGGTTATACACAGTCTACGTACCCAGCTTCCTACCAAGCTGGTTAATCAAGTACCCGTACCTATACTGGAGCATGGGTCTGGGTACAGCTGGCCCACTGTCTCCAATGCTACTTACCGCAATAATAGGCACATACGTTATTAATGCAGTGTTATCGTTATTATTCGGCTCCAGGCAATTATGCTCCGTAACCTGTTCAGCATCCTACATGTGGCAGGGCACATTCTACAATAAGTTGAAGACTAGCCCCATGAACCCATTAAGGGGTAGTAGACGTGGGTTAATTCACAGTGTTAGGATAATTAATGCAGTGTTAATATACGGTGCCTTGGGTGTTTTAGCATACTTGTCATTAATGGATCAATTAGGCCACTTGAGGTTTTACATTAATGGGGAAGACCCATTAATCTTCCTTTACCTACTCCTCTTCGGCTTCCTATGGTACATTTCCTTCGCACTGGCCCCAATACTGGGTACGTATAATTGCGTAACCTACGGCTGGTGCCACTGGGGCTTATTCAACCAGGCTGTGGGTAGG from the Caldivirga maquilingensis IC-167 genome contains:
- a CDS encoding 4Fe-4S binding protein, encoding MNLWLAYFTYGGAAGMVLTIAVTLRFYKNFILKNELNLHRLLWILYILVSMSLMYGLALYYLLNKSMYSLFTAILVSNVTMVSWLILITTGSGGKRNVYSPFVNALVTGLILIAEYLMSLTYAYLTGVTRMLPVNALNSPWFTIPMTMEALLSYTLIKPRNIIGRLAPVLILNMVFNPLSFNFSYWPALSIYASAVLMTIAVVVILDYMYRKSILTHWDLVFSLGSVTMMGIMMLIQFLGLLNNTYWRYYGLSLLVDMAFYLYMYVHSEVNPRPLAWITKPYSLTALLLLVFISEALMGGVVSIQAGWLNPIGVARLLSINNSLGALIINLITLTSALTLSPGFLIMMGAEMGWLVLSRFRELKHLENKVRFMLMFLAYWLYTVYVPSFLPSWLIKYPYLYWSMGLGTAGPLSPMLLTAIIGTYVINAVLSLLFGSRQLCSVTCSASYMWQGTFYNKLKTSPMNPLRGSRRGLIHSVRIINAVLIYGALGVLAYLSLMDQLGHLRFYINGEDPLIFLYLLLFGFLWYISFALAPILGTYNCVTYGWCHWGLFNQAVGRLGLFKLVVKDPGLCIECKTKDCAKACPVGNSNMPGSFIKKGYYKSSTCIGVGDCVEACPYNNIIFYDARAYFKNKLTLRPLRVLLKKPSTDYQ
- a CDS encoding cytochrome b codes for the protein MGLRDAVNNASNRIRSIINSVRGFSIEKWLEERTRLSELPLVGVPDYMLSLRYWTGGLVASAFFWQVVTGLILLLYYQPSNPYDSTMSLINNTIWGKVLLASHLYGAYVMIFLMLVHMFRNYFEGSYKRPRELQWFIGVIMGAVTFGIAFFGYSLIGDTLSVDGADVAKGLIQGFPGGSTILTILFGTGSEIEQYTRVLAWHIILAALLMLLLLLHLGLAEQHGIMPDPRRHGYRAPALYDKSKVPPWWPRNFLYTVAILFWTWGFIILIPSILLMLPPNSIPILFSPLPGPPPTSPQAASIPPYPLWFFLYVYKIVDFGIPAFSGTQGAAVAVTVGGIIPLLFLLLLPFLDRSDKLHPLDRIGFTIVMVWLLVVWLSLYSVLGALTPGVIIPPSIVALITLPPTVVIIGGLLAVRRIWVNQLKRYNGTVTAGTVTDLKSKAKEIALKRAYATLALIVLTAVEIAIMAVFWRIAPYLTPKDSQVAGALVGVGLIVFGEVIALYRYIAYPPKVTE